The Paracoccus sp. MA genome contains a region encoding:
- a CDS encoding nuclear transport factor 2 family protein, translating to MTRKLTADDLKATFDAFNRHDIDGVMTHFAEDCVFYTVAGEHEYGNKVEGKAAIARAFEAVWTTMPDVEWADHTHFLSEDGTRGVSQWTFRATNPDGSRTEVQGVDLFRIRDGRIVEKQAIRKQRPAIPASASALAGK from the coding sequence ATGACCCGCAAGCTGACCGCCGACGACCTGAAGGCCACCTTCGACGCCTTCAACCGCCATGACATCGACGGCGTGATGACCCATTTCGCCGAGGACTGCGTGTTCTACACCGTCGCCGGCGAGCACGAATACGGAAACAAGGTCGAGGGCAAGGCGGCCATCGCCAGGGCCTTCGAGGCGGTCTGGACCACGATGCCGGACGTCGAATGGGCCGACCACACGCATTTCCTGTCCGAGGACGGCACGCGCGGCGTCTCGCAATGGACCTTCCGCGCCACCAACCCGGACGGCAGCCGGACCGAGGTGCAGGGTGTCGACCTGTTCCGCATCCGCGACGGCCGGATCGTCGAGAAGCAGGCGATCCGCAAGCAGCGCCCGGCCATTCCCGCCTCCGCTTCCGCCCTTGCCGGGAAATGA
- a CDS encoding FAD-binding oxidoreductase, translating into MQAIEKRPGSLPFDPFYDPITARGLGPRSDYAPTYWIGTAGTPPPDDGPVTRDMDADVVVIGSGYTGLSCAIHLAKMHGIKATVLEANGVAYGCSTRNGGQAQVSSGRLKRSQWIERWGLEVAKRLHAEVCEGFELFRGLIRDHAIDCDPQDGGHYYIAHKAGVMPALEKEAALLRDTFGYDARMISRDELHRTVVRDQEAHGAMWEADGVGIHAAKLAFGYLRLARELGAKVHVDSPVQGWDYRNGLHHLRTPGGTVRAKRVAVATAAYAPRGLHPRLRDRLMPIMSNSIVTRVLTPGELEAVGIRKLSPLTDTRTLRHYYRLLPDNRLQIGSRAAITGRDAANPAHLNALKEGMARKFPALRGIELDYSWWGWVDVSHDMMPRITGLPDLPGAFYALGYGGNGVMYSAMAGRRMAQLVAGEALPTLPIFNSELPHEGWKTPFRRLGQWGLYKFYHYRDERR; encoded by the coding sequence ATGCAGGCGATCGAGAAACGTCCGGGCTCGCTCCCCTTTGACCCGTTCTATGATCCCATCACGGCGCGCGGCCTGGGTCCGCGCAGCGATTACGCGCCGACCTACTGGATCGGCACCGCCGGCACCCCGCCGCCGGACGACGGCCCGGTGACGCGCGACATGGATGCCGACGTGGTGGTGATCGGCTCGGGCTATACGGGCCTGTCCTGCGCCATCCACCTGGCCAAGATGCACGGCATCAAGGCCACGGTGCTGGAAGCGAACGGCGTCGCCTATGGTTGCTCGACCCGCAACGGCGGCCAGGCCCAGGTCAGCTCGGGCCGGCTCAAGCGCAGCCAGTGGATCGAACGCTGGGGCCTCGAGGTGGCGAAGCGCCTGCATGCCGAGGTCTGCGAGGGGTTCGAGCTGTTCCGCGGCCTGATCCGTGACCATGCGATTGACTGCGATCCGCAGGATGGCGGGCATTACTACATCGCCCACAAGGCCGGGGTGATGCCGGCGCTGGAGAAGGAGGCGGCGCTGCTGCGCGACACCTTCGGCTACGATGCCCGGATGATCTCGCGCGACGAGCTGCACCGGACCGTGGTGCGCGACCAGGAGGCGCATGGCGCCATGTGGGAGGCGGACGGCGTCGGCATCCATGCCGCGAAGCTGGCCTTCGGCTATCTGCGCCTTGCCCGCGAATTGGGCGCGAAAGTGCATGTCGACAGCCCGGTGCAGGGCTGGGACTACCGAAATGGTCTGCATCACCTGCGCACGCCCGGCGGCACGGTGCGGGCGAAGCGGGTGGCGGTGGCAACGGCCGCCTATGCGCCGCGCGGCCTGCACCCGCGGCTCCGGGACCGGCTGATGCCGATCATGTCGAACAGCATCGTCACCCGCGTGCTGACCCCGGGCGAGCTGGAAGCGGTCGGCATCCGCAAGCTCTCGCCGCTGACCGACACCCGGACGCTGCGGCATTACTACCGCCTGCTGCCCGACAACCGGCTGCAGATCGGCTCGCGCGCCGCCATCACCGGCCGCGACGCCGCGAACCCCGCGCATCTGAACGCGCTGAAAGAGGGCATGGCGCGCAAGTTCCCGGCGCTGCGCGGCATCGAGCTCGATTACAGCTGGTGGGGCTGGGTGGATGTCAGCCATGACATGATGCCGCGCATCACCGGCCTGCCGGACCTGCCGGGCGCCTTCTACGCCTTGGGCTATGGCGGAAACGGCGTGATGTATTCCGCCATGGCCGGGCGGCGCATGGCGCAGCTGGTCGCGGGCGAGGCCTTGCCCACGCTGCCGATCTTCAACTCCGAATTGCCCCACGAAGGCTGGAAGACGCCGTTCCGGCGGCTGGGCCAATGGGGCCTCTACAAGTTTTACCACTATCGCGACGAGCGCAGATAA
- the xsc gene encoding sulfoacetaldehyde acetyltransferase, with translation MRMTTEESFVKVLQLHGIEHAFGIIGSAMMPVSDLFPKAGIRFWDCAHETNAGLMADGFTRSTGKMSMAIAQNGPGVTGFVTPVKTAYWNHTPLLLVTPQAANRTIGQGGFQEMEQMRLFADCVCYQEEVRDASRIPEVLNRVIMQAWRNSAPAQINIPRDFWTQVIDVELPQVVAFERPAGGEQAVAEAARLLSEASFPVILSGAGVVLSGAIPDLVKLAERLDAPVCSNYQHNDSFPGSHPLAMGPLGYNGSKAGMEIIQKADVVLALGTRLNPFSTLPGYGIDYWPKEARIIQVDINADRIGLTKKVTVGIQGDAAKVARAVLAQLAPAAGDAGRQERKDLIAQTKSRWAQELSSLDHEEDDPGTEWNAEARVRDAGLMSPRQAWRAIMQAVPKEAIVSSDIGNNCAIGNAYPSFEAGRKYLAPGLFGPCGYGFPAILGAKIGNPEVPVIGFAGDGAFGISMNEMTACGRADWPAITMVIFRNYQWGAEKRNTTLWYDNNFVGTELDRDTSYAGIARACGLVGVQVKSQEELTAALHEAVERQMRDGETTFIEVLLNQELGEPFRRDAMKKPVVVAGIDPADMRPQKGAA, from the coding sequence ATGCGAATGACGACTGAGGAATCTTTTGTTAAGGTATTGCAGCTTCACGGGATCGAGCATGCTTTCGGGATCATCGGCTCTGCGATGATGCCTGTGTCGGATCTGTTTCCGAAGGCTGGGATCAGGTTCTGGGACTGCGCGCATGAGACGAATGCGGGTCTGATGGCGGACGGGTTCACGCGCTCGACCGGCAAGATGTCGATGGCGATCGCGCAGAACGGCCCCGGGGTGACGGGCTTCGTGACGCCGGTGAAGACCGCCTACTGGAACCACACGCCGCTTCTGCTGGTGACGCCGCAGGCGGCGAACCGGACCATCGGCCAGGGCGGCTTCCAGGAGATGGAGCAGATGCGGCTCTTTGCCGATTGCGTCTGCTACCAGGAGGAGGTGCGCGACGCGAGCCGCATCCCCGAGGTGCTGAACCGGGTGATCATGCAGGCCTGGCGCAACTCGGCGCCGGCGCAGATCAACATCCCGCGCGACTTCTGGACCCAGGTGATCGACGTGGAACTGCCGCAGGTGGTGGCCTTCGAGCGGCCCGCGGGCGGCGAGCAGGCGGTGGCCGAGGCGGCAAGGCTGCTCAGCGAGGCCAGCTTCCCGGTCATCCTGTCGGGCGCCGGGGTGGTGCTGTCGGGGGCGATCCCGGATCTGGTGAAGCTGGCCGAGCGGCTGGATGCGCCGGTCTGCAGCAATTACCAGCACAATGACAGCTTCCCGGGCAGCCACCCGCTGGCCATGGGGCCGCTGGGCTACAACGGCTCGAAGGCCGGGATGGAGATCATCCAGAAGGCCGATGTGGTGCTGGCGCTGGGGACGCGATTGAACCCGTTCTCGACCCTGCCGGGCTACGGCATCGACTACTGGCCGAAGGAGGCCAGGATCATCCAGGTCGACATCAATGCCGACCGCATCGGCCTGACCAAGAAGGTCACGGTGGGCATCCAGGGCGATGCGGCCAAGGTGGCGCGCGCCGTCCTGGCGCAGCTCGCCCCCGCGGCGGGCGATGCCGGACGGCAGGAACGCAAGGATCTCATCGCGCAGACCAAGTCCCGCTGGGCGCAGGAGCTTTCGAGCCTCGACCACGAGGAGGACGATCCGGGCACCGAATGGAACGCCGAGGCGCGGGTCCGCGACGCCGGGCTGATGAGCCCGCGCCAGGCCTGGCGGGCGATCATGCAGGCGGTGCCGAAGGAGGCGATCGTCAGCTCGGACATCGGCAACAACTGCGCCATCGGCAATGCCTATCCAAGCTTCGAGGCCGGGCGCAAATACCTGGCGCCGGGGCTCTTCGGTCCCTGCGGCTACGGCTTCCCGGCGATCCTGGGCGCCAAGATCGGCAATCCCGAGGTGCCGGTGATCGGCTTTGCCGGCGACGGCGCCTTCGGCATCTCGATGAACGAGATGACCGCCTGCGGGCGCGCGGACTGGCCGGCGATCACCATGGTGATCTTCCGCAACTACCAATGGGGCGCGGAAAAGCGCAACACGACGCTGTGGTACGACAACAACTTCGTCGGCACCGAGCTCGACCGCGACACCTCCTATGCCGGCATCGCCCGGGCCTGCGGGCTCGTCGGCGTGCAGGTCAAGTCGCAGGAGGAGCTGACCGCGGCCCTGCACGAGGCGGTCGAGCGGCAGATGCGGGACGGCGAGACCACCTTCATCGAGGTGCTGCTGAACCAGGAGCTGGGCGAGCCCTTCCGCCGCGACGCGATGAAGAAGCCGGTGGTGGTGGCCGGCATCGACCCGGCCGACATGCGCCCGCAAAAGGGCGCGGCCTGA
- a CDS encoding YeiH family protein — protein MMTTLIPSRSLLGEAFPGFAVSALVAATAQFLSDHYGAPAMLLALLLGLALNFLAEEGTRTAPGIAFTARTVLRLGVALLGARISVEMLSGLGPRAIALVVAGVVLTILFALLATRLVGRGWRFALLTGGAVAICGASAAMAIAAVLPRHEKSERDLVFTVLSVTVLSTLAMVLYPMLSNAFGFTARDSGVFLGGTIHDVAQVVGAGFSVGPEAGETATLVKLIRVSMLAPVVLCFSLAIRARGLADAGGGKAPPLLPGFVLGFLALAALNSAGLIPQPVSALAGQLSRWALLISIAAVGIKTSLGRMLEVGGGAIALIVAETVFLGVFVVAGLHFWG, from the coding sequence ATGATGACCACCCTGATCCCTTCGCGCAGCCTGCTCGGCGAGGCCTTCCCGGGCTTCGCGGTCTCGGCGCTGGTCGCGGCCACGGCGCAGTTCCTGTCGGACCATTACGGCGCCCCGGCCATGCTGCTGGCGCTGCTCCTGGGCCTGGCGCTGAACTTCCTGGCCGAGGAGGGCACCCGCACCGCGCCCGGCATCGCCTTCACCGCCCGCACCGTGCTGCGGCTCGGGGTGGCGCTGCTCGGCGCGCGGATCTCGGTCGAGATGCTGAGCGGGCTGGGGCCGCGCGCCATCGCGCTGGTGGTCGCGGGGGTGGTGCTGACCATCCTCTTCGCGCTCCTCGCCACCCGCCTCGTCGGCCGCGGCTGGCGCTTCGCGCTGCTGACCGGCGGCGCGGTGGCGATCTGCGGCGCCTCGGCGGCCATGGCCATCGCCGCGGTCCTGCCCCGGCACGAGAAATCCGAGCGCGACCTGGTCTTCACCGTGCTCTCGGTCACCGTGCTCTCGACCCTGGCCATGGTGCTCTACCCGATGCTGTCGAACGCCTTCGGCTTCACGGCGCGCGACAGCGGCGTCTTTTTGGGCGGCACCATCCACGACGTGGCCCAGGTGGTCGGCGCCGGCTTCTCGGTCGGCCCCGAGGCCGGCGAGACCGCGACGCTGGTCAAGCTGATCCGCGTCTCGATGCTGGCGCCGGTGGTGCTGTGCTTCTCGCTGGCGATCCGGGCGCGCGGGCTGGCCGATGCCGGGGGCGGCAAGGCGCCGCCGCTCTTGCCGGGCTTCGTGCTGGGCTTCCTGGCGCTGGCGGCGCTGAACAGCGCCGGGCTGATCCCGCAGCCGGTCTCGGCGCTTGCCGGGCAGCTTTCCCGCTGGGCGCTGCTGATCTCGATCGCCGCGGTCGGCATCAAGACCTCGCTCGGCAGGATGCTCGAGGTCGGGGGCGGCGCCATCGCGCTGATCGTGGCCGAGACCGTGTTCCTGGGCGTCTTCGTCGTCGCCGGCCTGCATTTCTGGGGGTAG
- the pta gene encoding phosphate acetyltransferase, with translation MKPLERIHEAAKALDRHIILPEGGDPRVAEAARRLVAEGLARVTLLGGPEIPGVGRIDPAGAPDLAELADHWHRLRAAKGMTAERALSEMRDPIRQAAMRVRLGQADGTVGGAVATTADTVRAALQVIGRAPDAGIVSSFFLMLSCGPGAPVRGGMIFADCGLVIQPDAAELAAIALSAAESCRRLLAETPRVALLSFSTAGSADHPSLGRLREALALIRAAAPDLEVDGELQFDAALDEAIRARKAPASRLTGRPNVFVFPDLASGNIGYKIAQRLGGLIAIGPILQGLAKPANDLSRGCSVNDIVNATAITAMQTQI, from the coding sequence ATGAAACCGCTCGAGCGCATCCACGAGGCCGCGAAGGCCCTGGACCGCCACATCATCCTGCCCGAGGGCGGGGACCCGCGCGTCGCCGAGGCCGCCCGCCGGCTGGTGGCCGAGGGGCTGGCCCGCGTCACCCTGCTGGGCGGGCCCGAGATCCCCGGCGTGGGCCGCATAGACCCGGCGGGCGCGCCCGACCTGGCCGAGCTGGCCGACCACTGGCACCGGCTGCGCGCCGCCAAGGGCATGACCGCCGAACGCGCGCTTTCCGAGATGCGCGACCCGATCCGCCAGGCGGCGATGCGGGTGCGGCTGGGCCAGGCCGACGGCACGGTGGGCGGCGCGGTCGCCACCACCGCCGACACGGTGCGCGCGGCCCTGCAGGTCATCGGCCGGGCCCCCGATGCCGGGATCGTGTCGAGCTTCTTCCTGATGCTGTCCTGCGGGCCCGGGGCGCCGGTCCGGGGCGGCATGATCTTTGCCGATTGCGGGCTGGTGATCCAGCCCGACGCGGCCGAGCTCGCCGCCATCGCGCTGTCGGCGGCCGAGAGCTGCCGGCGGCTCCTGGCCGAGACGCCGCGGGTGGCGCTCTTGTCCTTCTCGACCGCCGGCTCGGCCGATCATCCCAGCCTGGGGCGGCTGCGCGAGGCGCTGGCGCTGATCCGCGCCGCCGCCCCGGATCTGGAGGTCGACGGCGAGCTGCAGTTCGACGCGGCGCTGGACGAGGCGATCCGGGCGAGGAAGGCCCCGGCAAGCCGCCTGACCGGCCGGCCGAACGTCTTCGTCTTTCCCGACCTGGCCTCGGGCAATATCGGCTACAAGATCGCCCAGCGCCTGGGCGGCCTCATCGCCATCGGACCCATCCTCCAGGGCCTCGCCAAACCAGCAAACGACCTCTCCAGAGGATGCTCCGTCAACGATATCGTCAATGCAACAGCAATAACCGCCATGCAAACTCAAATATGA
- a CDS encoding AraC family transcriptional regulator — MQANREFRPRMETRIHGLRTLAPLCYRRFGGAIADVWSVRGDEGGGGFYIAPDPRIVILLGKQPPPVMMRIGGDLAEYRGIQAFYMPPGMPLWSRIEADHEKSHLDFHMESSALHQRLAAADVRADLTRPRLLGPSDKLADLGRLASDEVRKPSRGDMLIDALLSATLAEIFATQACAENDGPCTASGGLSARRFAAVERHLHENLSRHVPLAEMARAAGLSESRFSHCFKQSQNETPQRWQSRVRLKAAQDMMRDPARSLADIAYATGFADQAHLSRVFRAANGMPPSVWRRSNFQES; from the coding sequence ATGCAGGCCAACAGAGAGTTCCGACCCCGGATGGAAACCCGCATCCATGGGCTGCGGACGCTGGCGCCGCTTTGCTATCGCCGCTTTGGCGGGGCGATCGCCGATGTCTGGTCGGTCAGGGGCGACGAAGGCGGCGGCGGATTCTATATCGCGCCCGATCCGCGCATCGTCATCCTGCTTGGCAAGCAGCCGCCGCCGGTGATGATGCGCATCGGCGGGGATCTTGCCGAATATCGCGGCATCCAGGCGTTCTATATGCCGCCGGGCATGCCGTTATGGAGCCGGATCGAGGCGGACCATGAAAAGTCCCATCTGGATTTCCATATGGAAAGCAGCGCGTTGCATCAAAGACTTGCGGCAGCGGATGTCAGGGCGGACCTGACGCGGCCCCGCCTGCTTGGCCCGAGCGACAAGCTGGCGGATCTGGGCCGGCTGGCCTCGGACGAGGTCCGCAAGCCCAGCCGGGGCGACATGCTGATCGATGCGCTGCTTTCCGCGACGCTGGCCGAGATCTTCGCGACCCAGGCCTGCGCCGAGAACGACGGACCTTGCACGGCAAGCGGCGGCCTCTCGGCGCGGCGGTTTGCGGCGGTCGAGCGCCATCTGCACGAAAATCTGAGCCGGCACGTTCCGCTTGCCGAAATGGCGCGGGCCGCGGGTCTGTCGGAAAGCCGTTTCTCGCATTGCTTCAAGCAGTCCCAGAACGAAACGCCGCAGCGGTGGCAGAGCCGCGTGAGGTTGAAGGCGGCCCAGGACATGATGCGCGATCCTGCCCGCTCGCTTGCCGATATCGCCTATGCCACGGGATTTGCCGATCAGGCGCATCTGTCGCGGGTGTTCCGGGCCGCGAACGGCATGCCGCCTTCGGTCTGGCGCAGGAGCAATTTTCAGGAGTCCTGA
- a CDS encoding TonB-dependent siderophore receptor, translating to MNRVAPLFLSASVIAMTAPCALAQEEEKETRRDTFVGAIVLDAVTIEGFQNPNAPLEGRVARSSATTKTGRPLLETQSSVSVVPRAQIEEQGATNLSEALSYSAGIVTENYGGDPRFDSLFLRGFNLENDKFLDGLRLMRSTQFPTSAPAFELYGLERVEVLRGPASVLYGAGTPAGLVNMIQKRAQADGDFTELGFSADSKGSASVYGDANRVVDDRFAYRVTAKGGNSRTDVEEIDSKRGYLGLSASYALSDATELEFMASYHGDAPISPTGVPSGLIGQVDAKDLREFYFGDKSVNDSDRKMGTLSFGLTHDFGNGWRLNNTLRYTDFDWDYDSVYISGLTGTSVGRGVITQRENFRAIATDLRLAGSAETGAVTHALTFGIDAQKLRERAYTGFSTIAPIDYAAPSYGGITVPAPWYTADKSVDATQVGLYALDEIEFGNWRATAGLRYEWTRQEGQSVTNFGTTDYAREDRQLTGHLGLGYLWDNGVSVYAAYSTSYLPQPGFDIDNNPLEPTHGKQWELGAKYEPTAFDGLFTAALYDLRETDRNTSVTEEVEGGTITGVRQIGEARIRGLELEGVAEFGQGWSVKGAYTYASTDISGENDGNELANTPRHAASLWLSHEFQSGPMQGLQLGGGLRYIGSRWASDANTERLEAVTLVDLGASYEWENGVIGRLNVNNLTDEAYISAVGLNSSYYGDGRTVQASLSRRW from the coding sequence ATGAACAGAGTCGCCCCGCTTTTCCTGAGCGCCAGCGTGATCGCCATGACGGCACCCTGTGCCTTGGCGCAGGAGGAGGAAAAGGAAACCCGCCGCGACACCTTCGTCGGCGCGATCGTTCTGGATGCCGTGACGATCGAAGGCTTCCAGAATCCGAACGCGCCGCTGGAGGGCAGGGTGGCGCGGTCCTCGGCCACCACCAAGACCGGCCGGCCGCTGCTGGAGACGCAATCCTCCGTCTCGGTCGTGCCGCGCGCGCAGATCGAAGAGCAGGGCGCGACCAACCTGTCCGAGGCGCTGAGCTATTCGGCCGGGATCGTCACCGAGAACTATGGCGGCGATCCGCGCTTCGACAGCCTGTTCCTGCGCGGCTTCAACCTCGAGAACGACAAGTTCCTGGACGGGCTGCGGCTGATGCGTTCGACCCAGTTCCCGACCAGCGCGCCCGCCTTCGAGCTTTACGGGCTGGAGCGGGTCGAGGTGCTGCGCGGACCGGCCTCGGTGCTTTACGGCGCGGGGACGCCCGCGGGGCTGGTCAACATGATCCAGAAGCGGGCGCAGGCGGACGGCGATTTCACCGAGCTGGGCTTCAGCGCCGACAGCAAGGGCTCGGCCTCGGTCTATGGCGATGCGAACCGGGTCGTGGACGACCGCTTCGCCTATCGCGTCACCGCCAAGGGCGGCAACAGCCGGACCGATGTCGAGGAAATCGACAGCAAGCGCGGCTATCTGGGCCTGTCGGCCAGCTATGCGCTGAGCGACGCGACCGAGCTGGAATTCATGGCCAGCTATCACGGCGATGCGCCGATCTCGCCCACGGGGGTGCCGAGCGGGCTGATCGGGCAGGTCGATGCCAAGGATCTGCGCGAGTTCTATTTCGGCGACAAGTCGGTCAATGACAGCGACCGCAAGATGGGCACGCTGAGCTTCGGCCTGACGCATGATTTCGGCAATGGCTGGCGGCTGAACAACACGCTGCGCTATACCGATTTCGACTGGGATTATGACAGCGTGTATATCAGCGGGCTGACCGGCACCTCGGTCGGGCGGGGCGTCATCACCCAGCGGGAAAACTTCCGCGCCATCGCCACCGACCTGCGGCTGGCGGGCAGCGCCGAGACCGGGGCGGTGACGCATGCGCTGACTTTCGGCATCGACGCGCAAAAGCTGCGCGAGCGCGCCTATACCGGCTTTTCCACCATCGCCCCGATCGACTATGCCGCGCCCTCCTATGGCGGCATCACCGTGCCCGCCCCGTGGTATACGGCGGACAAGTCGGTCGATGCGACGCAGGTCGGCCTTTATGCGCTGGACGAGATCGAATTCGGCAACTGGCGCGCGACGGCGGGGCTGCGATACGAATGGACCCGGCAAGAGGGTCAGAGCGTGACGAATTTCGGCACCACCGATTACGCCCGCGAAGACCGGCAGCTGACCGGCCATCTGGGCTTGGGCTATCTGTGGGACAACGGGGTTTCGGTCTATGCCGCCTATTCGACCTCGTATCTGCCGCAGCCGGGTTTCGACATCGACAACAACCCGCTGGAGCCCACCCACGGCAAGCAGTGGGAGCTTGGGGCCAAATACGAGCCCACCGCCTTCGACGGGCTGTTCACCGCCGCGCTCTATGACCTGCGCGAGACCGACCGCAATACGTCCGTCACCGAAGAGGTCGAAGGCGGCACCATCACCGGCGTCCGCCAGATCGGCGAGGCGCGCATCCGCGGGCTGGAACTGGAAGGCGTGGCCGAGTTCGGCCAGGGCTGGTCGGTCAAGGGCGCCTATACCTATGCCTCGACCGACATCTCGGGCGAGAACGACGGCAACGAGTTGGCCAACACGCCGCGCCACGCCGCAAGCCTCTGGCTGTCGCATGAATTCCAGTCCGGCCCGATGCAGGGGCTGCAACTGGGCGGCGGCCTGCGCTATATCGGCTCTCGCTGGGCCTCGGATGCGAATACCGAGCGGCTGGAGGCGGTGACGCTGGTGGATCTGGGCGCCAGCTACGAATGGGAGAACGGCGTGATCGGCCGGCTGAACGTGAACAACCTGACGGACGAGGCCTATATCTCGGCCGTGGGGCTGAATTCCAGCTATTACGGCGACGGGCGCACCGTGCAGGCCAGCCTGAGCCGTCGATGGTGA
- a CDS encoding ABC transporter substrate-binding protein, whose protein sequence is MVTAACGFSRRAFLAAACGLAGGALPAFAAGGLRLAAVDWAMAETAMALGHPPAALAELIGFRDAAAAQPPQSTVDLGLRGAPNLEALSLVAPDLILSSSYYSAIQPRLERIAPVFTRALYVAGEPAFPKVMAVLGELAERLGDPAAGPRAQAAAQAEFAMLAGRAAPFADRACLMFQLGDSRHIRVFGTDSLFSGALEAIGLRNAWAARTSFAFAAPVPLEKLAEYPEARLVIVGRIPPQAERGLGSAALWNSLPPVKAGRVHRLPELRPFAGIPSALRFAHELVAALEARA, encoded by the coding sequence ATGGTGACAGCCGCCTGCGGGTTCAGCCGACGCGCCTTTCTGGCCGCCGCCTGCGGGCTGGCCGGAGGGGCGTTGCCGGCTTTTGCGGCTGGCGGATTGCGGCTGGCGGCCGTGGACTGGGCGATGGCCGAGACCGCGATGGCGCTTGGCCACCCGCCCGCGGCGCTGGCCGAGCTGATCGGCTTTCGCGACGCCGCCGCGGCGCAGCCGCCGCAGAGCACCGTCGATCTCGGCCTGCGCGGGGCGCCCAATCTCGAGGCGCTGAGCCTCGTCGCGCCCGACCTGATCCTGTCCTCCAGCTATTACAGCGCGATCCAGCCGCGCCTGGAACGCATCGCGCCGGTCTTTACCCGCGCGCTTTATGTGGCCGGCGAGCCCGCCTTTCCCAAGGTGATGGCCGTGCTGGGGGAACTGGCGGAGCGGCTGGGCGATCCCGCCGCCGGGCCGCGCGCACAGGCCGCCGCGCAGGCCGAATTCGCCATGCTCGCGGGCCGCGCGGCGCCCTTTGCCGACCGTGCCTGCCTGATGTTCCAGCTGGGCGATTCCCGCCATATCCGCGTCTTCGGCACCGACAGCCTGTTCAGCGGCGCGCTCGAGGCCATCGGGCTGCGCAACGCCTGGGCGGCGCGCACCAGCTTCGCCTTCGCCGCCCCGGTGCCGCTGGAAAAGCTTGCCGAATACCCCGAGGCCCGGCTGGTCATCGTGGGCCGGATCCCGCCCCAGGCCGAACGCGGGCTGGGTTCGGCGGCCCTGTGGAACAGCCTGCCGCCGGTCAAGGCCGGGCGGGTCCACCGCCTGCCGGAACTGCGGCCCTTCGCCGGCATCCCCTCGGCGCTGCGCTTCGCGCATGAGCTTGTCGCCGCGCTGGAGGCCCGGGCGTGA